A single Nostoc sp. PCC 7107 DNA region contains:
- a CDS encoding nitrate ABC transporter ATP-binding protein (This model describes the ATP binding subunits of ATP-binding cassette (ABC) transporters for nitrate transport, or for bicarbonate transport, in bacteria and archaea.), which yields MQNRNLSTATNTSRKPLPTLTDNSRHFLEIRDVSKVYPTKKGPFTVLDGVNLNVNQGEFICVIGHSGCGKSTLLNMVSGFNFPTTGQVLLEGQPITKPGPDRMVVFQNYALLPWRTAFENIYLAVNAVYPNKMEAEKRAIVRENLAMVGLGDAMDKKPMQMSGGMRQRVSIARALAIRPKVLILDEPFGALDAITKEELQEELLKIWNDNRCTVLMITHDIDEALFLADKLVMMTNGPHAKIGEVMEIPFSRPRDRARIMEDPQYYKLRNYALDFLFNRFAHDDVG from the coding sequence ATGCAAAACCGCAATTTGTCTACAGCTACCAACACTTCCAGAAAACCATTACCAACTCTGACCGACAATAGCAGACATTTTCTCGAAATCAGAGACGTGAGCAAAGTTTATCCCACCAAGAAAGGCCCCTTCACTGTGCTTGATGGTGTAAACCTCAACGTCAACCAGGGTGAATTTATTTGTGTGATTGGTCACTCTGGCTGTGGCAAATCCACACTGCTAAACATGGTATCTGGTTTTAACTTTCCCACAACTGGGCAAGTGTTACTGGAAGGTCAACCCATCACCAAGCCAGGCCCAGACCGGATGGTTGTGTTTCAAAACTACGCACTATTACCTTGGCGAACTGCATTTGAAAATATCTATTTAGCGGTGAATGCAGTTTACCCCAACAAAATGGAAGCCGAGAAAAGGGCAATTGTGCGGGAAAACTTGGCAATGGTGGGGCTGGGTGATGCGATGGACAAAAAGCCGATGCAAATGTCTGGCGGGATGAGACAGCGGGTTTCCATTGCGCGGGCTTTGGCAATTCGCCCGAAAGTGCTAATTTTAGATGAACCTTTTGGGGCGTTAGATGCAATTACCAAAGAAGAATTACAAGAAGAACTGCTGAAAATTTGGAACGATAATCGCTGCACAGTGCTGATGATTACCCACGACATTGATGAGGCGTTGTTTTTAGCAGACAAATTAGTGATGATGACCAATGGCCCCCATGCCAAAATTGGCGAAGTCATGGAAATTCCTTTTTCTCGTCCCCGCGATCGCGCCCGCATCATGGAAGATCCACAATATTACAAGCTGCGAAACTATGCCTTAGACTTTCTCTTCAACCGTTTCGCCCATGATGATGTCGGTTAA
- a CDS encoding nitrate ABC transporter ATP-binding protein (This model describes the ATP binding subunits of ATP-binding cassette (ABC) transporters for nitrate transport, or for bicarbonate transport, in bacteria and archaea.): MSVFVAVDQIDKVFNLTGGGQYIALKGIDLEIKKGEFISLIGHSGCGKSTLLNMIAGLDLPTEGIVTLQGQKITKPGPDRMVVFQNYSLLPWRTVRENIALAVDSVMNGLPANERKAIVEKHIDMVGLRPHADKQPGMLSGGQKQRVAIARALAIRPKLLLLDEPFGALDALTRGNLQEQLMQICEENEVTAVMVTHDVDEAVLLSDRIVMLTNGPESKIGDILEVDIPRPRKRMEVVEHPSYYSLRSEMIYFLNQQKRIKKLRARKTADVARHGLEKVNLEIGFLPLTACAPLAVAKEKGFFAKHGLDEVNLVRESSWRGIVDGITGGYLDAAQMPSGMPMWLTLGGYKNQPLPVVTALTMTRNGNAITLARRFYDEGVRTLSDFKDYLLRTREQRHTMGVVHPASMHNLLLRYWLAAGGIDPDTDVDMHTIPPAQMVADLQNKSIDGYCVGEPWNYRAAVENVGFTIATDLEVWLGHPGKVLGVREDWAEKYPNTHIALTKALLEACQYCADSNNAEEVRQIVAGRDYVSTDLEYIQLENPDSLVCDIDHPLRDYAHHQFYSESAINRPSRTEQIWIMSQLARWGDTPFPRNWVEVVERVCRVRVFSTAARELGLDISYTRQPIQLFDGTPFNAEDPISYLNSLPIKRDFSIAEVVLDSPTRRVA; encoded by the coding sequence ATGTCAGTATTTGTTGCTGTTGATCAAATTGATAAAGTATTTAATTTAACTGGCGGTGGTCAATATATTGCTTTAAAAGGTATTGACCTGGAAATTAAAAAAGGTGAATTCATTTCTTTAATTGGTCACTCTGGTTGCGGTAAATCCACATTATTAAATATGATTGCGGGTTTAGATTTACCGACTGAAGGTATTGTAACGCTGCAAGGGCAGAAAATCACCAAACCAGGGCCAGACCGGATGGTGGTATTTCAAAATTATTCATTATTGCCTTGGCGGACAGTCAGAGAAAATATTGCCTTGGCGGTAGACTCAGTGATGAATGGTTTACCTGCAAATGAACGCAAAGCCATTGTTGAAAAACATATAGATATGGTGGGTTTGCGTCCCCACGCCGACAAACAACCGGGAATGTTATCGGGGGGACAAAAACAACGGGTAGCGATCGCTCGCGCTTTGGCAATTCGTCCTAAACTATTACTGTTAGATGAACCCTTTGGGGCGTTGGATGCCTTGACAAGAGGTAACTTACAAGAACAGTTAATGCAAATCTGCGAAGAAAACGAAGTCACAGCCGTAATGGTGACTCATGACGTAGATGAAGCAGTGCTGTTGTCTGACAGAATTGTCATGTTGACCAACGGCCCCGAATCCAAAATTGGCGACATCTTAGAAGTTGATATCCCTAGACCCCGCAAACGTATGGAAGTTGTGGAACATCCCAGCTACTACAGCTTGCGGAGTGAAATGATTTACTTCCTCAACCAGCAAAAACGGATTAAGAAACTGCGAGCGCGGAAAACGGCGGATGTTGCCCGTCATGGTTTAGAAAAAGTTAACTTAGAAATTGGCTTCTTACCCCTCACCGCCTGCGCCCCCCTAGCTGTAGCGAAAGAAAAAGGTTTCTTTGCCAAGCATGGGTTAGATGAAGTGAACTTGGTTCGGGAAAGTAGCTGGCGGGGTATTGTTGACGGTATCACAGGCGGTTATTTAGATGCGGCTCAAATGCCTTCTGGGATGCCAATGTGGTTAACTTTGGGCGGCTATAAAAACCAGCCCTTACCTGTAGTTACCGCCCTCACCATGACCCGCAACGGTAACGCCATCACCTTAGCCAGACGCTTTTATGATGAAGGTGTCCGCACCTTATCTGACTTCAAAGATTACTTACTCCGTACCCGCGAACAACGCCACACAATGGGCGTAGTCCATCCCGCCTCGATGCACAACTTGTTGTTGCGTTATTGGTTAGCGGCTGGTGGTATTGACCCAGATACAGATGTGGATATGCACACAATTCCACCCGCCCAAATGGTCGCCGACTTACAAAACAAAAGTATTGACGGTTATTGCGTGGGTGAACCTTGGAACTATCGCGCCGCCGTGGAAAATGTCGGCTTTACCATCGCCACAGACTTAGAAGTTTGGTTAGGACACCCCGGTAAAGTTCTCGGTGTGCGGGAAGATTGGGCAGAAAAGTATCCTAACACCCACATTGCCTTAACTAAAGCTTTGTTAGAAGCTTGCCAATACTGTGCAGATTCTAACAACGCTGAAGAAGTCAGACAAATTGTCGCGGGTAGAGATTACGTCAGTACTGATTTAGAATACATCCAATTAGAAAACCCAGATAGCTTGGTGTGTGACATAGACCATCCCCTGCGAGACTACGCCCATCACCAGTTTTATTCTGAGTCCGCTATTAACCGTCCCAGCCGCACAGAACAAATCTGGATTATGAGTCAGTTGGCGCGTTGGGGTGATACTCCCTTCCCCAGAAATTGGGTAGAAGTTGTCGAACGAGTTTGTCGGGTGCGCGTCTTCAGCACCGCCGCCAGAGAATTAGGTTTAGATATCAGCTATACTCGCCAACCCATTCAGTTATTTGATGGTACGCCCTTTAACGCCGAAGACCCCATCTCTTATCTCAACAGCTTGCCAATTAAACGTGACTTTTCCATTGCTGAAGTCGTCCTCGATTCACCCACTAGAAGAGTTGCATAA
- a CDS encoding CAAD domain-containing protein yields MALKQEFNSVDVASSTSTVALEGVDTQNLPKLPPAREPKTQWQQINRQISQFLDQLPDYLNQFWVAYKLPVITLGLVLAATVTLKVVLTVLNAINDLPLLEPTLQLIGIIYSTWFVLRYLLQSSTRQELWAELRTFKAKTLGE; encoded by the coding sequence ATGGCACTCAAACAAGAATTCAATTCTGTAGATGTGGCATCTTCAACAAGTACAGTCGCTCTTGAAGGTGTAGACACACAAAACTTACCCAAGCTGCCCCCTGCCCGTGAACCCAAAACTCAATGGCAGCAAATAAATCGCCAAATTTCCCAGTTTTTAGATCAGCTACCCGATTATTTAAATCAGTTTTGGGTAGCCTACAAATTACCTGTAATTACGCTAGGTTTAGTTTTAGCAGCTACTGTCACACTCAAAGTTGTACTCACAGTATTGAATGCTATTAATGACCTGCCATTGCTAGAACCAACTTTACAATTAATTGGCATTATTTACTCTACTTGGTTTGTCTTGCGCTATCTTCTACAATCTTCAACTCGTCAAGAGCTATGGGCAGAGCTTCGCACCTTCAAAGCCAAAACTTTAGGAGAATAG
- a CDS encoding CmpA/NrtA family ABC transporter substrate-binding protein — MSDFLNQFSRRKFILTAGASASAVFLKGCLGNPPENLTGGNSPSAPTAQTVANISPEQAPETTTVKLGYVPIVEAAPLIIAQEKGFFAKYGMTKVELAKQASWGSARDNVEIGSAGGGIDGGQWQMPMPHLITEGLITKGNQKIPMYVLAQLITHGNGIAIANKHNGKISLQLASAKSLFKELKSSTPFTAAQTFPHVNQDFWIRYWLAAGGIDPDADVKLLTVPAAQTVANMKTGTMDAFSTGDPWPYRIVTDKIGFMAALTAEIWKNHPEEYLAMRADWVDKNPKATKALLKGIMEAQQWLDNFDNRKEAAQILAARNYFNLPTAEILAEPFQGKYDMGDGRKIDDKSMAAYYWKDEKGSVSYPYKSHDLWFITESVRWGFLPKDYLANNAAKAKELINKVNREDIWKEAAKEAGIATADIPTSTSRGVEEFFDGVKFDPEKPEAYLKSLTIKKAGV; from the coding sequence ATGTCAGATTTTTTAAACCAATTTTCTCGCCGCAAATTTATTTTAACAGCTGGGGCTTCTGCGAGTGCGGTGTTTCTCAAGGGCTGTTTAGGCAACCCTCCAGAAAATCTGACTGGTGGTAATTCTCCATCTGCGCCAACGGCTCAAACTGTTGCGAATATCAGCCCAGAACAAGCACCAGAGACTACTACAGTCAAGTTGGGATATGTGCCGATTGTTGAGGCTGCACCGTTAATTATTGCTCAAGAAAAAGGCTTTTTTGCTAAGTATGGGATGACCAAGGTAGAGCTTGCGAAACAAGCTTCTTGGGGTTCGGCGCGAGATAACGTAGAAATTGGTTCGGCTGGTGGTGGGATTGATGGTGGACAATGGCAGATGCCAATGCCACATTTAATTACAGAAGGTTTAATTACTAAGGGAAATCAAAAAATCCCGATGTATGTGTTGGCGCAGTTAATTACACATGGAAACGGGATTGCGATCGCCAACAAACACAATGGTAAAATTAGCCTACAACTCGCCAGTGCAAAATCCCTATTCAAAGAACTAAAGTCTTCTACACCCTTCACCGCAGCCCAAACTTTCCCTCACGTTAACCAAGACTTTTGGATTCGCTATTGGTTAGCAGCTGGTGGTATTGATCCTGATGCAGATGTGAAATTATTGACTGTACCTGCGGCGCAAACCGTAGCCAACATGAAAACCGGGACAATGGATGCTTTCAGCACTGGTGATCCTTGGCCTTACAGAATTGTGACAGATAAAATCGGCTTTATGGCTGCATTAACCGCAGAGATTTGGAAGAATCACCCTGAAGAATACTTGGCGATGCGGGCTGACTGGGTTGATAAAAATCCCAAAGCCACCAAAGCACTTTTAAAAGGCATTATGGAAGCGCAACAGTGGTTGGATAACTTTGATAACCGCAAAGAAGCCGCGCAAATTCTCGCTGCTAGAAATTATTTCAACTTACCTACGGCTGAAATTCTAGCTGAACCTTTCCAAGGGAAATATGATATGGGTGATGGGCGCAAAATTGATGATAAATCAATGGCTGCTTATTACTGGAAAGATGAAAAAGGGAGCGTGTCTTATCCCTATAAGAGTCATGATTTGTGGTTCATTACTGAAAGTGTTCGCTGGGGATTCTTACCGAAAGATTATCTGGCTAATAATGCAGCTAAGGCTAAAGAACTCATTAATAAAGTTAACCGCGAAGATATTTGGAAAGAAGCTGCAAAAGAAGCGGGAATTGCTACGGCTGATATTCCGACCAGTACATCTCGTGGGGTAGAAGAATTTTTTGATGGCGTGAAGTTTGACCCCGAAAAACCAGAAGCATATCTCAAGAGTTTGACGATTAAAAAAGCGGGTGTTTAA
- a CDS encoding YdiU family protein: MTLAETPNHDNSLNPLLTLNYEPALESLGDDYYDEVAAEEFPQHILRWRNDALLSHLGLDIQAVTDEHFINAFGKFQGRKPLIALRYHGYQFGNYNPYLGDGRGFLYGQVRASNGELYDFGTKGSGRTPYSRGGDGMLTLKGGVREVLAAEALHQMGVRTSRCFTMIETGLSLWRGDEPSPTRSSVMVRMSSSHIRFGTFERFHYLQRPDLTKKLLDHVIEYYYRHLISQKDKYALFYAELVQRVAELVAQWMAAGFCHGVLNTDNMSITGESFDYGPYSFIPTYDPYFTAAYFDYYKRYCYGHQPNICQWNLEMLQEPLKAIIELTDMEAGLASFNDYYGTEYRRLMLKKLGFEQLNHPEADELLELTITFLKESQVGYHLFFSEMARTFSAKWRDDPACVLHNSEIGPAVGTSAIFDNWCILYHKILNHFDLDEMAVITQTLAQHNPKTVLLRPVIESIWQPIAEANDWQYFTDLIHQIQSKQ, encoded by the coding sequence ATGACTCTGGCTGAAACTCCCAACCACGACAACTCCCTTAATCCTTTGCTCACCCTCAACTACGAACCAGCCTTAGAATCTTTGGGTGATGATTACTACGATGAAGTAGCAGCAGAGGAATTCCCTCAACATATTTTGCGCTGGCGTAATGATGCACTGTTATCTCACTTGGGACTAGACATTCAAGCCGTTACAGATGAGCATTTCATCAACGCCTTTGGCAAATTCCAGGGACGCAAACCTTTGATAGCACTGCGTTACCACGGTTATCAATTTGGTAACTATAACCCTTATTTAGGTGATGGCAGAGGTTTTCTCTACGGTCAAGTCCGCGCTAGTAATGGCGAATTATACGATTTCGGCACCAAAGGTTCTGGTAGAACACCTTACTCCCGTGGTGGCGATGGGATGCTGACACTCAAAGGCGGGGTGCGGGAAGTTTTGGCCGCTGAAGCACTACACCAGATGGGAGTCCGCACTTCTCGCTGTTTCACCATGATTGAAACTGGTTTATCTTTGTGGCGGGGTGATGAACCTTCTCCCACCCGTTCATCAGTTATGGTGAGAATGAGCAGTTCTCATATTCGGTTCGGCACTTTTGAACGTTTTCATTATTTACAGCGTCCAGATCTCACTAAAAAGCTGTTAGACCATGTAATTGAATATTATTACCGTCATTTAATCAGCCAAAAAGATAAATATGCCTTATTCTATGCAGAGTTAGTCCAGCGAGTTGCCGAACTAGTTGCACAGTGGATGGCCGCAGGTTTTTGTCATGGTGTTTTGAACACTGACAATATGTCGATTACTGGGGAAAGTTTTGATTACGGCCCATATTCGTTTATCCCCACTTACGACCCATATTTTACAGCCGCGTATTTCGATTATTACAAACGCTATTGTTATGGTCATCAACCCAATATTTGCCAATGGAATTTAGAAATGCTGCAAGAACCATTAAAGGCAATTATTGAGCTAACTGATATGGAAGCAGGACTTGCCAGCTTTAATGACTATTATGGGACAGAATATCGGCGTTTAATGTTGAAGAAGTTAGGTTTTGAGCAGTTGAACCATCCAGAAGCGGATGAGCTTTTAGAATTAACCATTACATTCTTAAAAGAAAGCCAAGTTGGTTATCATCTATTTTTCTCAGAAATGGCTCGGACTTTTTCTGCTAAATGGCGTGATGACCCAGCTTGTGTACTACACAATTCAGAGATTGGGCCAGCCGTAGGTACTTCCGCAATTTTTGATAATTGGTGCATACTCTACCATAAAATCTTAAATCATTTTGATTTAGATGAGATGGCAGTTATCACGCAAACCTTAGCTCAACATAATCCCAAAACAGTACTGCTTCGACCTGTAATTGAATCAATTTGGCAACCAATTGCTGAGGCAAATGATTGGCAATATTTTACAGATTTAATTCATCAAATTCAATCTAAACAGTAA
- a CDS encoding BON domain-containing protein: MKKLAPFIISGLLLVSAAACQNPSRTSESAPDTVSQNPASPAAQTTQEAKEDAQSELRRRQLNQDIRAREERNNVTGGDANRTTGDLASEVRSKLEANIPDGQITVAADQQGTVTVNGTVKNQDQLNKIQPLAQEIKGVKSVVNKVVVAPPKQ; the protein is encoded by the coding sequence ATGAAAAAACTAGCTCCCTTCATCATTAGTGGCTTATTACTTGTGAGTGCTGCTGCTTGTCAAAATCCTTCTAGAACCAGTGAGTCAGCACCCGATACAGTGAGTCAAAATCCAGCTTCGCCTGCTGCACAAACAACTCAAGAAGCAAAAGAAGACGCTCAAAGTGAATTGCGCCGCCGACAACTTAATCAAGATATTCGTGCGCGTGAAGAACGAAACAATGTTACTGGTGGCGATGCAAACAGAACGACAGGCGACCTCGCCAGCGAAGTTCGCTCTAAATTAGAAGCTAATATCCCTGACGGTCAAATCACAGTAGCGGCTGACCAGCAAGGTACAGTAACTGTCAACGGTACGGTGAAAAATCAAGACCAACTGAATAAGATTCAGCCTTTAGCCCAAGAAATTAAAGGTGTTAAAAGCGTAGTTAACAAAGTAGTTGTTGCTCCACCAAAACAATAA
- the ntrB gene encoding nitrate ABC transporter permease: MTIAQKRPASPRLDNSFISQIQKQIPNIVPPAIAIAIFLVVWQLFAWIPGATLPGPIQVISDTWILILYPFYDKGGIDKGLFWQILASLQRVAISYTLAAIVGIGVGVLIGVNQTMSKALDPLFQLLRTVPPLAWVPISLAALRQNEPAALFVIFITAIWPILINTAVGVTQIPQDYNNVAKVLQLSRKEYFLNILIPSALPYIFTGLRIAIGLAWLAIIAAEIVMSGIVGIGFFIWDAYQNNNVSEVILALVYIGVVGLILDKFMAWLQNLILPAEQK, translated from the coding sequence ATGACGATCGCCCAAAAAAGACCAGCTAGTCCAAGATTAGATAACAGTTTTATTTCACAGATACAAAAACAAATTCCGAATATTGTACCGCCGGCGATCGCGATCGCGATATTTCTTGTAGTTTGGCAATTATTTGCTTGGATTCCTGGCGCAACCTTACCAGGGCCAATCCAAGTTATCAGCGATACCTGGATTTTAATTTTGTATCCTTTTTACGATAAAGGCGGTATTGATAAAGGTCTGTTTTGGCAGATTTTAGCTAGTTTGCAGCGGGTGGCGATTAGTTACACTTTGGCGGCGATTGTGGGTATTGGTGTAGGTGTTTTGATTGGTGTAAATCAAACCATGTCGAAGGCCTTAGACCCACTATTTCAACTATTGCGAACTGTACCGCCTTTGGCTTGGGTTCCTATTTCTTTAGCAGCATTGCGTCAAAACGAACCAGCAGCATTATTCGTAATTTTCATCACCGCAATTTGGCCGATTTTAATTAACACTGCGGTGGGTGTAACCCAAATTCCCCAAGATTACAACAACGTTGCTAAAGTTCTCCAACTCAGCCGCAAAGAATACTTCCTCAACATTTTGATTCCCTCTGCTTTACCTTACATTTTCACCGGCTTAAGAATTGCGATCGGTTTGGCTTGGTTGGCGATTATCGCCGCAGAAATCGTTATGTCTGGGATTGTCGGTATCGGCTTCTTTATCTGGGATGCTTACCAAAATAACAATGTCAGTGAAGTAATTTTGGCGCTAGTTTATATCGGTGTCGTTGGTTTAATTCTCGATAAATTCATGGCTTGGTTGCAAAACCTGATTTTACCAGCAGAACAAAAGTAA
- a CDS encoding family 10 glycosylhydrolase encodes MVSTTARFSDIQNHWARPFIEALAGRRILNGYPNGTFRPDNSVTRAEFAAIVAAVFTVPVKRQYTPFVDVPANHWAASAIQKTYETGFLAGYPDKYFRPNNRIARGDVLVSLVNGLDIAAKINPDLVNQLPQIYQDAANIPGYARNQVALATSAGFVASFPNIKLLNYATAATRADVAVMVYQALVYLGSAQKIPSVYLVVPPNTTPAPTPIPTPTPTPIPTPIPTPPVPGTLKVSHTREFRGAWVASVSNIDWPSKAGLPTAQQKSEFLEIVNQLQALNFNALILQVRPEGDALYASELEPWSAWITGTQGRAPEPFYDPLEFAIAECHKRNIEVHAWFNPYRAKTSIKGSPNVRPHIAVTHPEVVYQWGNQLWMEPGSKIVQDRAYNVILDVVRRYDVDGIHLDDYFYPYPIQGQSFPDSKTYAAYKAAGGALSLDDWRRENVNQMVLRLSQGIKTTKPHIKFGISPFGIYRPGQPAGITGLDAYSVLYADSRKWLEQGWIDYLAPQLYWRIDQTKQSYPALLKWWTDVNSQQRHIYTGNNLGQLDGKAWKDDEIDKQVKISRNLARNLSLGNIFFSMSAINENRRGIADQFKNSLYSRPAIVPSMSWRNAAPVAPPKALQFKDGKLNWQPGDNQPVRSWTLYRQTGDSWTLQRILSAGTTFATVQPGTYTVCAVDRLANESLGVVITVN; translated from the coding sequence ATGGTCTCTACTACTGCACGTTTCTCAGATATTCAAAACCATTGGGCGCGTCCGTTTATTGAAGCCTTAGCAGGGCGGCGCATTTTAAATGGTTATCCCAACGGGACTTTTCGCCCAGATAACTCAGTGACGCGTGCTGAGTTTGCGGCGATAGTTGCAGCAGTGTTTACTGTACCAGTCAAGCGCCAATACACTCCTTTTGTTGATGTCCCGGCAAATCACTGGGCTGCAAGCGCCATTCAAAAAACTTACGAAACCGGATTTTTGGCTGGCTACCCTGATAAATATTTCCGTCCAAATAATCGCATTGCTAGGGGTGATGTTTTAGTTTCTCTGGTAAACGGGTTGGACATTGCAGCGAAAATCAACCCAGACTTAGTAAACCAACTACCCCAAATTTATCAAGACGCAGCTAACATTCCCGGTTATGCGAGAAATCAAGTAGCATTGGCGACGAGTGCCGGCTTTGTGGCGAGTTTCCCCAATATCAAGTTACTTAACTATGCGACAGCTGCTACTCGCGCAGATGTCGCGGTGATGGTTTATCAAGCTTTGGTGTATTTGGGTAGCGCCCAAAAGATTCCTTCTGTTTATCTTGTGGTACCACCAAACACAACACCAGCGCCTACACCCATCCCTACGCCAACGCCCACACCGATACCAACACCCATACCCACTCCTCCAGTACCCGGTACATTAAAAGTCAGCCATACACGAGAGTTTCGCGGGGCTTGGGTAGCCTCGGTGTCGAATATTGATTGGCCTTCTAAAGCTGGGTTGCCAACTGCTCAACAAAAATCAGAATTTTTGGAAATTGTCAACCAGTTGCAAGCACTGAATTTCAACGCTTTGATTTTGCAGGTACGCCCAGAAGGGGATGCTTTGTATGCTTCGGAATTAGAACCTTGGAGTGCTTGGATTACCGGAACCCAAGGGAGAGCGCCAGAACCATTTTATGATCCATTAGAGTTTGCGATCGCCGAATGTCACAAACGAAATATAGAAGTTCATGCTTGGTTCAACCCCTACCGCGCTAAAACTAGCATCAAGGGTTCTCCTAATGTTCGCCCCCATATAGCTGTGACTCATCCAGAAGTAGTTTATCAATGGGGCAATCAACTGTGGATGGAACCAGGATCGAAAATTGTCCAAGATAGAGCCTACAATGTCATCCTGGATGTTGTGCGGCGCTATGACGTAGATGGGATTCATTTAGACGATTATTTCTATCCCTATCCCATCCAAGGTCAATCTTTCCCCGATAGCAAAACCTACGCCGCTTACAAAGCTGCTGGCGGTGCTTTGAGTTTAGATGATTGGCGGCGAGAAAATGTCAATCAAATGGTGTTGCGTCTCTCTCAAGGAATTAAGACGACAAAGCCACATATCAAATTTGGCATTAGTCCTTTTGGGATTTACCGCCCCGGACAACCAGCCGGCATTACTGGTTTAGATGCTTACAGTGTGCTGTATGCTGATTCACGAAAATGGTTAGAACAAGGCTGGATTGATTATTTAGCGCCGCAACTCTATTGGCGAATTGACCAAACCAAACAAAGTTACCCTGCGCTACTGAAGTGGTGGACAGACGTTAATTCTCAGCAGCGACATATTTACACCGGGAATAATCTTGGTCAACTAGATGGTAAAGCTTGGAAAGACGATGAAATTGATAAACAAGTGAAAATTTCCCGCAACTTAGCCAGAAACTTGTCTTTAGGGAATATTTTCTTTAGTATGAGTGCCATTAATGAAAATCGGCGTGGCATTGCTGACCAGTTTAAAAATTCCCTTTATTCTCGACCTGCAATAGTACCTTCTATGTCTTGGCGGAATGCAGCCCCAGTCGCACCACCCAAAGCGCTGCAATTCAAAGACGGCAAACTTAATTGGCAACCAGGAGATAATCAACCTGTACGTTCTTGGACACTTTATCGGCAAACTGGCGATAGTTGGACACTTCAACGTATTTTATCTGCTGGGACAACCTTTGCCACTGTTCAACCTGGAACATACACTGTCTGTGCTGTTGATAGGTTAGCGAATGAGAGTTTGGGTGTAGTTATCACTGTGAATTGA